gAACAGATTTTTGAGCCTGTATTGACATTGTTACTGCGGCAGTAGTAAGCACCCTTTTTTACCGTGTTGAGAAGATACATTGTTAACACTTAGCCTCAGAGCAAAGTCCTGAAAAACCAAATGATCCCACTATACGTAACTGTAGCGGAACGAAATCAATTATATTTTGTCAGACTTTGCCAATGATGATTCTGGTGGTCGAGCTTCGGACATGTTATCTTTTTGTATCAGTATAACTTACCACTAGAGAACAGTATATTTAGGTTGTAAAGCTATAGAACATTTGTATACGTTGTTTGTAGCACGACATTGTTTTGTACAGCTTAATTTACTACTGATATAACAGTTttcttaaatttgatgcaatagAGTTTTTCACACAAAAACgagtagataaaaatatttatacaaGTAGTTTAAGAAAATAATTACGGATTCAAATCACAGGGTGTGATAAAAAAATTCCTGCTAgtcaaaataaaatgttttctgCGAacaatagagcaattccagaaattagcAGTAGGAAAAGTGGCAagatcaaaatcgagttttttcaattttatcgaAACTTAGCACACATTATTAGAaaggcaaacgatttgttttgcacggatggaGAGACCGCTTCAAATCACGATGGATTATTAAAAAAGGcgcatatatatttttatatgcactttcttcaaatcgtgaTAACTCGGAAACTGTACATTGTACAAAACTAGTTCCGTTacaaaaacaattcaaaattaaatggataaatttttttcaatctggcGGCTTTTGAAAAATTGGCGTCCGATTTATTGGTAGATGTCATCAATTCTTGGAAAAGAATCATCTGAAAGCAAagaacaaaatagtttcatatTTTGTATCGAATTGGCTCTGGCCGGCACTACAATGAAACTATACCTTTCTAATTTCCGACCTATATTTTTGCACTCTTCATTATTTATAACTTATTAAAATATCATTGCATATGTTTGGTTTTTAGCAAGGACCATGGAGTGAAACATGTTGATAAGTGTAATAGTTTGGAATACGAGTAAcacctacacggagaacccgcaactAATAATCTTtactctgtaatttcggaagcggaagtcggattctgatgaaattcaggaattcaatatggaactataagacctttcactttAACCTGAGTTCGagcaaatcggtcaaaccatcgctgagaaaagtataAGTAAAATCCATTTTTGAATAtatataatcactatttccggtacttccggaatcgaaaaacTGGAACCAGGatggttgtctactgataataactaccaATTGGAGTAGTTTCGAGGCCAGACTAGAAATAGATTTACGTTGCCGTTTTGAGTGAcggtatgaaatttttaacacactttttcctataacataacataaaacattTGCGAGGAAAAAAATTCGGTTTTGAGTAATATTTTTCGTAATAATTCAAGTTTTGCATTGTTTGATtcccaaggctcatgtctacaaggataaaccagcaacgattgacgcactggaagccaatattgaagcgtttattcgtgaaataccgatcGATATGTTGGAGATAGTGTGTCAAAATTGAATCTCGCGCATGGGCCATATAAAGCGGAGTCACGGCCAAAatttcttcaaacattaaattatattattcgttttatcgatttcaataaagattttcaagcaaacaatcatcaattttcatttttttgtttttcatatcaaatcctatacctcttaaaaatcacccttcTAACATTTCTGCACTTCTTACAGTTATCTTGCATGGGCGTGACCATTAATGATATAGATCATTTCATGCTTTAAGCCAGCTTAGAATGCACATTGAGTATGATCTACTACTCCTAAGTATTGTACATGCGATTCAATATGGaatttcagctggcgatcaatCAAACTATGTTTGATATTGTAACAGTTACGGCACAACTCCTATGCGGTTCTGTAGATGaattgaaaacgattgaaaatcgatatttatgatcgaaaaacaaatgtAATATTGCGAATCAAAGTCTAGTCAAAACTACGAATATGgctgcgcaaaaaaaaaaataaacaagctaAACTTATCGGTCCCATTATGAAACAAATTGTCTTTGAGTCTAGTCAAAACTACGAATATGgctgcgcaaaaaaaaaataaacaagctaAACTTATCGGTCCCATTATGAAACAAATTGTCTTTGATTCTTTTATTAATTTTGCATTTGTATATCAAAAAAGTAATagaaccaactaaaaatttcgATAACAATACTATTGGTGATAACAAAATGCACAACCCTATAAGTAACAGTACTAAAAGAGACTCAGCACATTGTGTTGAAATAGAGAGAAGAGCAGGTTTCGGTGCTTATATGTACAAGTTCTGTTTCAAAGCAGagaaaaaacatttgaatttcagCTCGTGCCCGGTGAAGTCGTCGAGCGTTTGTAGAATTTAGTTTAGGTTATTCAGTGATTTCAGTAAGTAGGGAGACATAACTGAAAAAACTCCATATGCACTTAATAGCAATCGAAAACATACATAAAATTATTGATGAAAAACTACCGTTAATGCGTTTAATGTTAATGTTCAAGAAAAAAGAATAGTGTCCCTAATTTAATTAGTGAACATAGAAGTTGTCTTATTCAAATATAAATTTGATAAtgctaaaaataatacaaaattaaacCTGATAACATTATTTAAAATTGTACTTGCAATAGCGATATTGCATAAAAATCTTGCTATGGTTAATTGACTAGGTTCAATCGCACAAGAAATGAAAGTTTATAAGAAACACACCAACAGAATTAGAATCGTAGAGGTTCACGAAATACTCTTCATAACGAGCAAGTCTTTGATAAGTCTATCGGTATGTGATAAATATCCAAGCTACGAATAGAAAAGCCAAGGAGTTATCGTGCAATACTTTTAAACTGAAAAATGGAAAAGTTGCACGATTATCAAGGATTGACGGGAAGATTTCATGAATGGAAGGATACGATACGCGCGAAACATGCTGAATGGAGAGAAGAGCGGTCTGCTGGTCTTGCTCAGTATATACGAAACATCATTAAGCCACCGAATCAACAACAGGCAAATTTAAACCCAGACGCCCAATGGAATGAGGGGATCGTGGATTTTTCGCATATATATCGGTATGTAGGATTCAATTTGATTGAATATATGAAACTCGTATAAAAGGATTTCGTTACATATGCGGAGATGCAAACTCAGTATATTCACGGTATGCTAGAAAACAGACAATTTTTCAATTCACGTTAGATAATATTGCGAAGGAATGTGatgatatgcacaagataattgaaatttaatagcatgtGCTCTACAATTCACTGCTAAGGCATGAAAACTATTGATGTAATTGTACGAATTTCTGTTGTTAAATATCAAACAAAAGTAACACAGTTTACTTCAAAAGGAAAATAATACCGATTGCTTTCTTATAATTTCAGTAAAAAAACCCGCTTGGAGCTTATTCGAGTTTCAGCAGCTGTTATGGGCATAGAATTTTCATACGCTGCTGAAACTGCATTTGTTTCACCAACACTGTTAAAAATTGGAGTACAACATCGCCATATGACCTTAGTATGGTGTTTATCACCATTAGTAGGGTTCTTCCTAACGCCAGTACTTGGCTCATTGAGTGATCGATGCAAGAGTAACTTTGGAAGACGCAGACCTTTCATATGGTTCTTATCATTAGGAGTACTGTTGGGATTGCTGCTTGTTCCAAATGGAGAAGATCTTGGGTATGCATTTGGAGACATGGAACATACTGTAAATCAAACACTTCAGACAATTCAAAACGTCTTACCCCATCGGTCAACTGCTCAAGCAACGGTTTATCAAAGCACCATTAATTCAGCTGGAACAAATACCCAACCAAGCCATCCATGGGGAATATTTTTTACGATTCTTGGTACAGTATTACTAGATTTTGATGCAGATGCTTGTCAAAGTCCTTCAAGAGCATATTTACTGGATGTCACCATCCCTGAGGATCATGCTCGTGGATTATCAACCTTCACAGTAATGGCCGGGTTAGGTGGATTTATGGGCTACTCATTAGGAGGAATAAACTGGGATGCTACAGTGTTGGGAAAAGCTTTTGGAGGACACGTGAGAGCAGTATTTTCGTTGATTACAATCATATTTATTGTCTGTGTAGGTTGCACCATTACTAGTTTCAGTGAGATACCGTTAGATTTATtagaagaagaaaatgaaaaacagAATTTATTGCACCTAAAAAAGTCAAGTCGCGAAGAAGATTCACTGGATAACACAGAAACAATGAACTATGGTTCAGTGGGAGAAAAACGAGATGATCTAAATCTCAACAATACCAAATTATCTACAAACATTTCCCTGAATCAAGATTACGTATCACTACCTGGAGAAAATTGCGCTGAAACGTCTTTCACAAACATTGGTACTGCATTGGATAATGGAACAAACAATGAAGAAGCCAAGGACGACACGATAACTCTCGAAACATATCTAAGATCAATAGTTTTCATGCCTCATTCTTTGCGTATGGTATGTCTTACTAATCTGTTCTGTTGGATGGCACATGTCTGTTACTCACTGTACTTTACCGATTTTGTTGGAGAATCTGTTTTTATTGGCAATCCAAAGGTATTTGGTTACTGAAACTGAAACGCTTTTTTTAACTTACACTTTAAATTTCGTTCAAGGCACTTGAGGGTTCCGAGGAATATTTGCGTTATGAAGCAGGCGTGAGATTTGGATGCTGGGGTATGGCCATGTACTCTCTGTCGTGTGCGTGTTACTCCTTGATCATCGAAAAACTCATAAAAAGGTTCAAAGCTCGTAAAGTTTATGTAGGCGGCTTACTTTTCTACTGCGCCGGAATGACGTTGATGTCTTTGACGAAACATCGAGTTGGAGTCATTATTTTTAGTTGGACTGCTGGTGTAATGTACTCAACTCTCTTTACCATGCCCTATTTGTTGGTAGCCCATTATCATTCGGAGGGTATCGTAAGTTATAAGATTTGACAAATAACATTTAACAAGTTAAATAATCATAGTTTATTATTCAGTTTACGGTCAACACGTCCGAGGATGATAAACAGGCCAAGTGTGTTCGAGGACTTGGAACTGATATAGCTATTGTTAGTAGCATGGTATTCTTAGCTCAGTTTATACTTTCGATATGTATGGGTTCCATTGTGTCATGGAGTGGGACAACTACTGCCGTTTGTAGTGTGGCAGCATTTTTAAGTTTCTGTGGGGCAATTTCTGCCACTCAAGTTATATATCTTGATTTGTAATGAAAAGTTATTTCGGATGAAACAATAAATACAATCGTAGAAAGCTACTATCATtaataaatataatatataTCAATATGAATAAAGTTACATTATAAATACAAACAGGACTACAATTGTATCACTCCTTTATTTTTAAATCGTGGTTTACAATGAGTGAATATTCAATGTTTTAAGTTATTTCTGCATTTATCGAGAATATTTTTCTTCATTGATGGATAATCCGTGTGAATTTTCAACACCtgttgacaaacatcaattgcATCTACGAACCGTTTTAGTTTCATGTAATTGAGCTCCAGTTTGTATGCTATGTTTGGTTTTGATCCACCACTGCATTTCCAGGCACTGTCATAATGTGTAATTGCAGATCGGTAATTCTGTTCTTTTTCCGATATTATTCCCTTTAGTTCGTACGCTTTAGTACAAGATTTATTGTGTTCTAACACACGTGTTAATAGTTCTGACGATAATTCAAATTTACTGACTTGTAAGTATAAATCAGCCAATAGCAACCAAGATTTCTCAAGGTAACCTGCTTCTTCAAAAGTCCAACAAGTTTTTGTTATTCTTTTCAGTTGATTTTTAGCTCGTTGCGATTGTTTCAGCATCACATGAGCTGATGCCATGCCATACACAGCTCCCACATGTTCCTTGTATTCTACCTGTGAAGCGATGGCTGTAAAATCTTGTAACGCCCGATCTATATTGCTCTTCTGACGGGAGGCAAGTAAAAGGAAATTTTGTAACAAACGATGATTCAGCGCTTCATTATCGATCACACCTGGCCGAGGTTTCAATTCTTTCAGCAATCTTTCAGCTGTTTTTAATGCCATCCCACgtgaatttttaatttctaaATCATCTGGCCCTATATCGATTACTCCTTCAGTGGGCAAATCACCGTCAGGGTTAAAACAAATTTCTATCATATTATATATAGCTTGTTGACCCCATTCAGGATCTTTACGACAATTGTTAAAATATCTTAGGGCACTATTTGGATTTCCACTATACCAATCATTAAGACCTTTGCAATAATTCAAACCAGCTTCTCCATCTGGTCGTAGACATACATTCTGTGCTCTATGGATAAATGGTTGAATGTCTTGAAGTGTTCCCGACCGTCGCATCACTTCTATCAATCTTGCTAGCGCAGTCCAATAGTTTGGTTGAGCTACTAAAAGTTGTGAAAAATGATAGGTTGCATTCTCGAAGTCCATCTAAAAATTAGGTTCAATGTCATTTTAACTATgtatgtttgtatcattacttaCCCGTCTAAATGATAAATCAGCCATCATTATAGAAGCTGTTTCATTATTCGGGTcatactgtaaaatttcattgcACATAAATTGACATTGATCCATGTTGTTCGTCTGCATGTATGAACGAGCTAATGCAGCTAATAAATTCGTATCAGTAGGTGTTAGCTTCAATGCTTCTTTGTAGTGGTGAATAGCTTGCTCATTATCCCTTAGTGCAATTGCCTGCTCTGCCATCAAAACACAAATCCTACAAGAACAAAAATGTTTCCTTAACATTAACATCAAAAAGACTAGAGTTTAGTGTATATCTATCTGGTCCAAAGGAGTCATAATGCATAGTGAAAGAATAACTAAtgcgtaaaaatttttttattgattttgacaTATTTTTACGTTATTTGACTATAATTACTAATATCAAGTTTTCAATTTGATATGCAATAAAAATCACGAAGAAGCTACCACAGAGACTGGACACAAATCCGTAGCTGGCTACTTTTCGGGTTgtttgttttgccaattaaactacccaaatttaaaactagctcaaggcgacTATACATCTTAACAAGAATAAAACAAATCATGTAATATCTAGTGTTAAAGAATGCGATTATTGATACACACATaaccaaaattttattttgctcaTGCTGTACGAAGTTCGATTCCATCAGCATCCGTTTCAATAACTTGTATTGATTATCTCTGGCCTCTTTAAGAGTGTTCAGAGAAGATGGCAAATAGCCCGCTTTGTCACGTATCCTAGCCAGGAGCAATaattgctttgttctattttgtaATCTTGTTATATCATCAGCTTCACTGTAAAGGaaaataaatatgataaaatgtttTGTTCCATTTTGACACTATTACCTTTTAGATAATTCAATTTCATCTACCAGAATTTGTTCAGCATTGGAATATTGTTTTAGTTTTAGAAACAGTTCTGCTAGATCTAGTTTTAATGAAGAATTTCCAGGAGTTTCGATTACTTCCTGATAGTAAGAAATCGCTTTTTTGTATTGGTGTGTCTTAACATAAGCTCTGCCCAGTTTGCTAATCAATAAAATATctcttgaattaaacttatgagCTTGCTTGTAGGCTTCAATTGCATCATCAGGCTCCTGTATGTACATATATGCGTCCCCTAACATCAAGTAACTCGACGGAACGGGATTAGAGGACACTAGCTCCTTGAAACATTGCGCGTACGCTAAACGATCTTTTTTGTGTTCCAAATAAAAgcgagccgttttagtttttgcTCTAATATAATACGGCTCATTTGGAGAAACAGTTTCAAGTAAATCAACAGCTTTTTTGAAATTACCTAGCTGCATATAGAAATCAGCTAATGCTATTGCCACCCTGCCTTTTACGAATGTTGAAGAAAACTCGGCGGATACTATTTGCATGAGTTTCAAAGCCTCGGATTGTTGATTTAATAAAACATGCATGTTAATTACTTCTAAATACAGTGTCAGTAGATCCGTAATGTTGAGAGAATTTCTATTCGATTCACTATTGAAGGTATTCATTGGATTGTTGCCATTGTGATttataggggaaagtcttataaagcgcccctgctagccaaaatgccccctttcctttcttaagcattgaagacttttctgaaccaaagttttatcactaacactatcttttcgtaggatctttctgctatgcaagtttggtggttgtcgtttacaggaaagtatgaaaaaactaaaaatttcatttggctgcttttcgatgtaaggttttgcttcgactaaatagatgttttatccgccatttcgttgacatactgattatctcaaaacagtaactttatggacatttcaagaagcataatgcatcattgttgtgggataaaatgtcttttgttgtgtgtcatgccactgatttgttgtgagacatattttacggctgctggggcattatgtctgaggcgagcgaaaaaaactaagaatgtggccgttttggaaaatgtgtttatatcaatcaattctcatcttttctattggagtcattgatAATTATGATCCTTATCCGTATTGcgatgaaatacttacattctcgaggaaaatatatcaatacacttggaaatatctcaatgttttcttaaggggggcatattataacactttaccctaccgcATATACTCATTGCTGTAAGGAAGCTTTTCAAGCTGTCTTCATATAGTTGttgattcttcaaaataataccCTGTAGTGAATGAAATATCGCATGGTCACGAACTTTGAAATCTATACTTAGGCAAATTTCCAAACATTGTGCTGCCTTGGTGTAGTGTTTCTGCTCTATATGTATTTGAGCAATAAGTAAATGGGCATCAGTATATGTTGCATCCAGCTCATTGACGATTCTATGAAGCGTTTCCATGGCTGCTAGCAAGTCTCCCGTAAGAAATTGAACCTTCGCAAGTAAGTATAAACCTTCCACAAATCCTGGACAAGCTTTTATAACGGCATCTAATATATTTGCACTATGACGAAGAGCAGGGTGGAATGTATCAGTAGATATCATTTCAGCATCTCGATCTGCTGGAGAGTATTTCAACCATTCCTTCACTAGTTCAAGTAAAAAATCGGGGTTCAGTTCCCTAAGATAATCTAGTCCGTAAGGCAGTGTACTCAAATTTCTAAAATGATATTCACTTGCTTCTATCAGGAACTGCATCGCTTTTTCTGGATCGTCTTGATGAATTTTAGATGATATTGATAAAAGTAAAGGCATTTTGTTTTCTCCTTGAATTTCAGAGAGAAATTCGATTTGTTGTAAGACTTGTTCTGATACTCCAGTATCCATTACTTGACATAAAGTCAATCCGCATAAAGCATATAAAGAGGTATTGTCTATTTTAGATGTAGTTTTAAACCATTTTGTGGCTTCTTTGTATTTCTGCATCAAAATGCATTGATATCCTAGCTCCGTTATATAATCAGGGTTAGTTGGGGcaattttgtgtgctttttctaCAAAATGGTAAGTTTCAGATAAAATTGATTGCTTTCTTCCACAAATCCTCGAAAACAGTTGACCCATGCGCATAAAAATTAAACCATTAGCGGGCTCTACTTTTTCTATTGTCTTAAATAGGTACTGCAAAGCAGTAACACTACCTGCATAGTTTCCATCCTTGACTATTAACATCAATATTTTCACTTGAAGTGCTTCTAAATTACTTGGTTCAAAAGTGAGAACCATTGTCGCTGTTTCCATCGTATCATAATAATTCCAACTAGAAAGATgacatttcattttttcaacgaGTGGTATGTTCAAATTAGGGTAACGTACTGAAAGACAGTTCAAAACAGAGATAGCTTTTTCGAAATCATTGTTTCGCTGATGACACCGGACCTGGCCAATACTTGCATCAATATACATTCCATGTTCGACTGCTTCATTGAACAAAACAAGGATGACTGACGCTCTATTTTTGTTCAAGTACAATTCACACCATCCTATTAAAGCAGATATTTCAGGAATATTTGTGTTGATACGTTGAGCCTTCTCTAGATATTCCCGTGCTTTATCAATTTTTCCCGTTAGGAATAAGAATATGGACGCGTAATAAGCTGATAATGGTGTTAAACGCTTTCTttcatgttttaaagtattgtcTAAATTAATAAGTTCTTCTTTATCAACCACACCGCATCGTTTGTGTGCATACAGTAGACTTAGGACGACAGCCAAACAAAAATCTTTATCGGCCAGCAATGGATTCAATTCACGGATACCCTCTTGTAGCTTAATGCCCTCAATAATCAACGCGACACCGTTGAAGAATCTAAAACTAGTATCATTTGGGTACTTTGTTATCGCTTCTATTACTACACGATGCATTATTCGAAACAATTTCGCTCGGCCGTAATATAATATTACACTTTTATAATCGTTTTCATCCATTTCTAAGCACTAAATCCAAACTGTAGATCTTAACAAACTTTAAAAAAGTGGAAACtattggcgttttcgtttttaatttgcactacaccggtgcagtgctacactgaggcatgaataaacgaacaaaactgacgaaaacataaacagtaaccattgactacaataaacgattccattgcacagagctacaccaaacttttgatgagtgctacaccagtggtatcggtgcagaaaaagtgtagcactggtgtagtgcaattggcaaaaacgaacggattCAGTGcacctttcgctacaccggtgtagtgcaatttaaaaacgaaaacgacatatgaTCTGAACCGTAAACATCAGAAAACACTATTCTCGCTGTTTGTTTATGGTTTATGTTGCTATTAGGGATGGGAAActtatcgatatttatcgataatatcgatatgaaattgaaatcgttgACATCGATAATTTACAGCGTTGACAAAATATATCGATATTCAATATTACAGCCTTGGAAcaaagatgccatttatacagatttatctgtgtcATACAGATTTCAACATGCCCATTAGAGATGATTGGGTTTAGGGtatttatacccgaacccgagccCGTTGAATatttgtcgggttcgggtacagaaaaaaaaatctcgggttcgagtcgggtacgggtaaaaggtTCGGGTTATATAAATTCTTACCCGATCATTTCAATGCCCATACAAATTTAATccgtaatacagattttttaacttttatgcAGATTTCAGCAGTttccacaaaaaataaaaacgaacaATTCAAGTTTTGTCACCTGAGCATAGCAGAAGAATTGTGGACGAGACGAGATAAAAGTCTTCTAATCAATGACAACTCATAAATATCTTTTTATGATTGTACAGAAATTTGAAGATTAGAACTGAGTTATACTTATATAAATATTTGGAACATAGCGAAATTTGAACCGATATTCATTACTCATTGCGTTATGAAACTTTTTGAGATTAATAGTTGTATGACCTAATTTGAGGTTCATATTAAGCGCTGACATCTCATGTCAACTTATAAAGATAAAATTATAATTGTATAttataaaattcaattcaattttattgattttcgaTCGTTGATAAAAATTACAAATACCAGAACTCATCGCTGCATTTTCTGCAGCGAGATATGAGGATATTCAGAGTGACGGTTCATTGAATTTCTCATTCTAAAACCATAATGTGTGGCAATAACATTAGTACATTGTGAAAAGTTCGCCTTGattatcaatacagattttgaaTACGGGCTAATAaagattttttatgaaaatatctggcatctctgcctcaAGCCAAAATCAAGAAAACTCAACAACAATACCCTTGTGGCAAATCATTGAACCTATATAGAACTGTGGCCAGGGATGCCAagtcattttaaaaaaatctgtttctgtctcaaaaatttatctttatTTGTCTGGGTCcaactatatacaaggaaattttgaccgg
This genomic window from Malaya genurostris strain Urasoe2022 chromosome 1, Malgen_1.1, whole genome shotgun sequence contains:
- the LOC131426701 gene encoding proton-associated sugar transporter A-like, whose translation is MEKLHDYQGLTGRFHEWKDTIRAKHAEWREERSAGLAQYIRNIIKPPNQQQANLNPDAQWNEGIVDFSHIYRKKTRLELIRVSAAVMGIEFSYAAETAFVSPTLLKIGVQHRHMTLVWCLSPLVGFFLTPVLGSLSDRCKSNFGRRRPFIWFLSLGVLLGLLLVPNGEDLGYAFGDMEHTVNQTLQTIQNVLPHRSTAQATVYQSTINSAGTNTQPSHPWGIFFTILGTVLLDFDADACQSPSRAYLLDVTIPEDHARGLSTFTVMAGLGGFMGYSLGGINWDATVLGKAFGGHVRAVFSLITIIFIVCVGCTITSFSEIPLDLLEEENEKQNLLHLKKSSREEDSLDNTETMNYGSVGEKRDDLNLNNTKLSTNISLNQDYVSLPGENCAETSFTNIGTALDNGTNNEEAKDDTITLETYLRSIVFMPHSLRMVCLTNLFCWMAHVCYSLYFTDFVGESVFIGNPKALEGSEEYLRYEAGVRFGCWGMAMYSLSCACYSLIIEKLIKRFKARKVYVGGLLFYCAGMTLMSLTKHRVGVIIFSWTAGVMYSTLFTMPYLLVAHYHSEGIFTVNTSEDDKQAKCVRGLGTDIAIVSSMVFLAQFILSICMGSIVSWSGTTTAVCSVAAFLSFCGAISATQVIYLDL
- the LOC131426702 gene encoding tetratricopeptide repeat protein 21B-like; the encoded protein is MDENDYKSVILYYGRAKLFRIMHRVVIEAITKYPNDTSFRFFNGVALIIEGIKLQEGIRELNPLLADKDFCLAVVLSLLYAHKRCGVVDKEELINLDNTLKHERKRLTPLSAYYASIFLFLTGKIDKAREYLEKAQRINTNIPEISALIGWCELYLNKNRASVILVLFNEAVEHGMYIDASIGQVRCHQRNNDFEKAISVLNCLSVRYPNLNIPLVEKMKCHLSSWNYYDTMETATMVLTFEPSNLEALQVKILMLIVKDGNYAGSVTALQYLFKTIEKVEPANGLIFMRMGQLFSRICGRKQSILSETYHFVEKAHKIAPTNPDYITELGYQCILMQKYKEATKWFKTTSKIDNTSLYALCGLTLCQVMDTGVSEQVLQQIEFLSEIQGENKMPLLLSISSKIHQDDPEKAMQFLIEASEYHFRNLSTLPYGLDYLRELNPDFLLELVKEWLKYSPADRDAEMISTDTFHPALRHSANILDAVIKACPGFVEGLYLLAKVQFLTGDLLAAMETLHRIVNELDATYTDAHLLIAQIHIEQKHYTKAAQCLEICLSIDFKVRDHAIFHSLQGIILKNQQLYEDSLKSFLTAMSICGRVKLSPINHNGNNPMNTFNSESNRNSLNITDLLTLYLEVINMHVLLNQQSEALKLMQIVSAEFSSTFVKGRVAIALADFYMQLGNFKKAVDLLETVSPNEPYYIRAKTKTARFYLEHKKDRLAYAQCFKELVSSNPVPSSYLMLGDAYMYIQEPDDAIEAYKQAHKFNSRDILLISKLGRAYVKTHQYKKAISYYQEVIETPGNSSLKLDLAELFLKLKQYSNAEQILVDEIELSKSEADDITRLQNRTKQLLLLARIRDKAGYLPSSLNTLKEARDNQYKLLKRMLMESNFVQHEQNKILVMICVLMAEQAIALRDNEQAIHHYKEALKLTPTDTNLLAALARSYMQTNNMDQCQFMCNEILQYDPNNETASIMMADLSFRRMDFENATYHFSQLLVAQPNYWTALARLIEVMRRSGTLQDIQPFIHRAQNVCLRPDGEAGLNYCKGLNDWYSGNPNSALRYFNNCRKDPEWGQQAIYNMIEICFNPDGDLPTEGVIDIGPDDLEIKNSRGMALKTAERLLKELKPRPGVIDNEALNHRLLQNFLLLASRQKSNIDRALQDFTAIASQVEYKEHVGAVYGMASAHVMLKQSQRAKNQLKRITKTCWTFEEAGYLEKSWLLLADLYLQVSKFELSSELLTRVLEHNKSCTKAYELKGIISEKEQNYRSAITHYDSAWKCSGGSKPNIAYKLELNYMKLKRFVDAIDVCQQVLKIHTDYPSMKKNILDKCRNNLKH